The Xenopus tropicalis strain Nigerian chromosome 7, UCB_Xtro_10.0, whole genome shotgun sequence genome includes a region encoding these proteins:
- the layn gene encoding layilin — protein MDLIAIFSTILVVFLNCCKGTSLESVDQIPRAGQIVCKNGREKPCYKVIYFHDTSRRVNFAEAQEQCKQDGGHLMTILTEAEQSFIESLIQSMRVPEGDFWLGLWRTEDETQNSSDCNSLYNWVDGSKPTFWNWYADEPSCGSEACVVMYHQPSALPGVGGLYRFQWNDDRCNMRNNFICKYSLEKTTVHSSTNAPKIDTVNPQDPEESVKKINGTDQKIDENVVHYILIAAIPLLTLFVIFIGVVCCCIAEKRKERSSETPVKEPSFWMSPNRRNSPNLEVYSVIKRQNEADLTGTRPDIRNTSFRVHSGENSPPDNLSGDYDNLERHHSESGFVTLASTESGFVTNELYELSSERFGRSTESGWVENEIYGY, from the exons ATGGATCTTATCGCCATTTTTTCAACAATTCTGGTCGTTTTTCTTAATTGCTGTAAAGGGACCAGTCTTGAGAGTG TGGATCAGATCCCTCGGGCag GACAAATTGTCTGTAAAAATGGAAGAGAGAAGCCATGCTACAAGGTTATTTATTTCCACGATACTTCTCGGAGGGTAAATTTTGCAGAAGCCCAGGAACAGTGCAAACAGGATGGGGGTCACCTTATGACTATACTCACTGAAGCTGAACAGAGTTTCATAGAGAGTCTCATCCAGAGCATGCGTGTGCCGGAAGGGGACTTctggttgggcctctggaggACAGAAGATGAAACCCAAAACTCCAGCGACTGCAATAGCTTGTATAATTGGGTTGATGGCAGTAAGCCTACATTTTG GAATTGGTACGCAGATGAGCCCTCCTGTGGCAGTGAGGCATGCGTAGTGATGTACCACCAGCCTTCCGCCCTCCCTGGGGTTGGTGGACTCTACAGGTTCCAGTGGAACGATGATCGATGCAACATGCGCAACAACTTCATATGCAAATATTCATTAG AAAAAACAACAGTTCATTCCTCTACCAATGCTCCCAAAATAG ACACAGTGAACCCTCAAGATCCAGAGGAATccgttaaaaaaataaatggaaccgACCAGAAAATTGATG AGAATGTAGTCCATTACATCCTTATTGCTGCAATCCCGCTGCTAACATTATTCGTGATATTCATTGGAGTGGTTTGTTGCTGTATTGCAGAAAAGAG GAAAGAGAGAAGCAGTGAAACACCTGTAAAAGAACCAAGTTTCTGGATGTCTCCAAACCGAAGGAACAGTCCAAATTTGGAGGTTTACAGCGTCATAAAGAGGCAAAACGAGGCAGACTTGACTGGGACCAGGCCAGATATCCGCAATACTTCATTCCGAGTGCATTCAGGGGAAAATTCCCCACCAGACAACCTCTCTGGGGACTATGACAATTTGGAAAGGCACCACTCGGAGAGCGGTTTTGTGACACTAGCCAGTACAGAGAGCGGATTCGTCACCAATGAACTGTATGAACTGTCCAGTGAAAGATTCGGCAGGAGCACAGAATCAGGCTGGGTTGAAAATGAAATCTAtggatattaa